One window of Candidatus Marinarcus aquaticus genomic DNA carries:
- a CDS encoding response regulator, with protein sequence MSTNLIANRDFDVLVVEDEPILAMAMELKLKKLGLNVSGIANSHDKAIMHVQNNFPDVAIIDINLNSTKTGIDVANYLWKNYNIPIIFLTSYYNDNILSKAMESEPYAYLIKPCRKEELKVAISTVMHKHQFFFKNKQLFACKKEKFIKITENLKFDRCNSELYNDNEIIKLTKNEKKLFEILSNNPGEILSFDAIFNYIWREDVYDLSKLRSLIYRLKNKLGCNPFENLYEEGYRIKLFGKNH encoded by the coding sequence TTGTCAACGAATCTAATAGCAAATCGAGACTTTGATGTGTTGGTAGTAGAGGATGAACCCATTCTTGCCATGGCCATGGAATTAAAACTCAAAAAGTTGGGATTAAATGTGAGTGGCATTGCCAACTCTCATGACAAAGCCATCATGCATGTACAAAATAACTTTCCTGATGTCGCTATCATTGATATTAATTTAAACTCAACAAAAACAGGCATTGATGTGGCAAACTATTTATGGAAGAACTATAATATACCCATTATTTTTTTAACTTCATACTATAACGACAATATTCTAAGTAAAGCAATGGAGTCTGAACCGTATGCGTATTTAATAAAGCCTTGTAGAAAAGAAGAGCTTAAAGTCGCCATCAGCACGGTTATGCATAAACATCAATTCTTTTTTAAAAACAAACAACTCTTTGCTTGTAAAAAAGAGAAGTTTATAAAAATAACTGAAAATTTAAAGTTTGACCGTTGTAATTCTGAACTTTACAACGACAATGAAATCATAAAACTGACAAAAAACGAGAAAAAACTTTTTGAAATTCTTTCAAATAACCCAGGCGAAATTTTGAGTTTTGATGCTATTTTTAACTATATATGGCGAGAGGATGTGTACGATTTATCAAAACTGCGCTCTTTGATTTATCGTTTGAAAAATAAATTGGGGTGTAATCCTTTTGAGAATTTGTATGAAGAGGGATATAGGATAAAACTGTTTGGAAAAAATCATTAA
- a CDS encoding TonB-dependent receptor domain-containing protein encodes MNLKKSLLSLAVIASLHSVYADETAKMGEVIVVSAAGFEQNITDAPATITVISGEELQKKSYTDVADALKNVPGVFVDGGGANQSIIMRGMASDYTLFLIDGRPMQNADAFTPNGNLRGVQMNFLPSVENIERIEIVRGPASSLYGSDAMGGVINIITKKNINKTSAGITYEYIAADSSNDINNDGMNTTMYINTPLIDNLLSLSLNGSYNYTEESDYQANNTESAGSDPEYKKKNLGVKFTLTPDEYNTLTLGYMYNKQERYYNVGGSLSELDSRGNPQDDRSYISYKENYYLTHDYRVKNYSISSYVNYDEARNPSRTNATTGNGIEADTLTFNTQGTYFFENNVATLGFNYKKENLEDGATSALNDDIVKMDAYQYALFLEDEWAITDSLSLTVGGRLDKNEYFGTHFSPKAYAVYHINDAFTIKGGVTTGYKTPTLRNTAPNYAAVSRGGVSIGNPDLEPEESVNYEAAIAYNNDDLGFNSTLTVYQTDFKNKITRSDYVCAKNAPCTYNGVTYDPHQYGYKVRINVDEAEIRGVELTTDYYITSALKYRHSYTYTDSEQKTGDSAGEPLNDISKHMFNVGLDWEVTNKLDMWTQVNYRSHTAKEEDGDPSYTLADLGLVYDLAENLTISAGVYNLMNKEINRDEYSMVLDGRRYSVAMQMKF; translated from the coding sequence ATGAATTTAAAAAAAAGTCTATTATCATTGGCTGTTATTGCATCATTACATTCAGTATATGCAGATGAAACTGCTAAGATGGGAGAAGTCATCGTTGTCAGTGCTGCTGGTTTTGAACAAAATATTACCGATGCTCCTGCAACCATTACGGTTATTTCAGGTGAAGAACTGCAAAAGAAGTCATACACAGACGTTGCGGATGCGTTAAAAAATGTACCGGGTGTCTTTGTTGATGGAGGTGGTGCCAATCAATCAATCATCATGAGAGGAATGGCAAGTGACTATACACTGTTCTTAATTGATGGACGACCAATGCAAAATGCAGACGCATTTACTCCAAACGGGAATCTACGAGGAGTTCAAATGAACTTCTTACCTTCAGTTGAAAACATTGAACGAATTGAGATTGTAAGAGGACCTGCTTCATCTTTATATGGTTCAGATGCAATGGGTGGGGTGATTAATATCATTACAAAGAAAAACATCAATAAAACTTCTGCTGGAATCACCTATGAATATATTGCAGCTGATTCGTCTAATGATATCAATAATGATGGTATGAATACCACCATGTACATCAACACTCCATTGATTGATAACCTTTTATCATTGTCATTAAATGGCTCATACAACTACACTGAAGAGAGTGATTATCAAGCCAATAACACCGAAAGTGCAGGAAGTGACCCTGAGTATAAAAAGAAAAACTTAGGAGTTAAATTTACATTAACACCCGATGAATACAACACCCTTACACTTGGGTATATGTACAATAAACAAGAGCGTTACTACAATGTAGGTGGAAGTTTATCTGAATTGGACTCACGAGGAAATCCACAAGATGACAGAAGTTACATCTCATATAAAGAGAACTACTACTTAACGCATGATTATCGAGTAAAAAATTACAGCATCAGTTCATATGTGAACTATGATGAAGCACGAAACCCTTCACGAACCAATGCCACAACGGGAAATGGTATTGAAGCAGATACCTTAACGTTCAATACACAAGGTACATACTTCTTTGAGAATAACGTTGCTACACTTGGTTTTAACTATAAAAAAGAGAATTTAGAAGATGGTGCAACGAGTGCTTTAAATGATGACATCGTAAAAATGGATGCTTATCAATATGCACTTTTTCTAGAAGATGAATGGGCCATCACAGACAGCCTTTCATTAACTGTGGGTGGTCGATTGGATAAAAATGAGTATTTTGGTACACATTTCAGTCCTAAAGCCTATGCTGTTTATCATATCAATGATGCATTCACGATTAAAGGTGGGGTAACAACAGGATATAAAACCCCAACACTACGAAACACTGCACCAAACTATGCTGCTGTTTCAAGAGGTGGGGTCAGTATTGGTAACCCTGATTTAGAACCAGAAGAGAGTGTCAACTATGAAGCAGCCATTGCTTACAACAATGATGACTTAGGTTTCAACTCAACACTGACGGTGTATCAAACTGATTTTAAAAACAAAATCACACGGTCAGATTATGTGTGTGCTAAAAATGCCCCTTGTACTTATAATGGTGTAACGTATGACCCACATCAATATGGGTATAAAGTTCGAATCAATGTTGATGAAGCAGAGATTAGAGGGGTAGAATTAACGACTGATTACTATATCACTTCAGCCTTAAAATACCGACACAGTTATACCTACACAGACTCTGAGCAAAAAACAGGTGACAGTGCTGGTGAACCCTTAAACGATATCTCTAAACACATGTTCAATGTTGGTTTAGATTGGGAAGTGACCAACAAACTCGATATGTGGACACAAGTGAATTATCGAAGTCATACTGCTAAGGAAGAGGATGGTGACCCATCATACACACTGGCTGACTTAGGTTTGGTTTATGACTTAGCAGAAAACTTAACAATCAGTGCTGGGGTATATAACCTTATGAACAAAGAGATCAACCGTGATGAATACAGCATGGTATTAGATGGAAGACGTTACAGCGTTGCTATGCAAATGAAATTCTAA